The window CTATCCAGATTAATTCAAACGCATAAACGTAGCGTTCAGGAAACGTCTCGACCGCCGAAACGTGCGGCGTGGTAAATTCTACGAAAAACAAACAACCCTTTCGGCTCCTTGCCGCCAGAACCATTTCCCGTGTGCTACGTGTACCTCTTGCGCTTTTGACACTTACTGCACTCCGGCGAATTAACCCATTGTCCGACGACAACAACGGAAGACAATCATTTGACACTCACCGTCGACAAAGaaggggggggaaaaaaacgaaagaacCATGATTCGCCGTTTACCTTCGCTAATGGGCGTAGATCCTCCGGGATAGATCGTCGAACTCCCTTCGTCGATCGGTCACTCCGTTCACCGCGAGAGAAACAACGGGGCGAGGGTTTCCACGCTGCGGAAACTGGAGCCGGCGGCTAATAATGAGCTAATCGACCTCGGGAGAGACGGCGAGCCGATCGCGCGGACACGAAAAAACGGACACGGGCGACGAGATGAAACCGTGTCGAGAGGCGAGCTCGAGACTGGATGCCGTTGCGAGAGAGACGGCCGGTCGCCCGTCCGCCGCCGCCGAACCGCGGAACGGCGTGAAGGGAGTCGGGGGCGGAGTCGCCGCGCGTTACGCGCCAACTTCAGACCGCCCTTCCCGGCCAGCCCGCCCGCGGCATTCGAGACGCGTCTCGCGTTGACggtcttttttaattttttaatttttacattagacGCCAAAATgtgtgtttctctctctctctctctctctctctctctcttaatatTTACGCTGGGTTTTCTAGATTTCTCGTCATTTTCTCTAACAATTTTAGAACCTTTAAGAAAGGAAAATAATTCTGTTAATTCTATCAACGAAGTATACATATTgcgattatttatatatattctttgtgattgatttaaaaagaaagagaatgaGATGAATAAAGCAAttgtaaaagaacaataaaattgaatatttgaagaaataaaagaagataGGAGGATTAACGTTAttcctttattaaaatattttgtggcTGCGTTCCAAATCATAGAAATTATCGAAAGGGTTTGTGGTCGATTGTTTGAGATGTGAATACATTACGAGATgcgtttttagttttattgaaaatctataggTTACGTTACAtacactatagattttcagtactggcagtgaatatcagGACGCAGCCTGCATTGCATCTTTTCGAGACTTAAATTCTAGACAGAGAACAGGTATTAAGGAATAGTTGaatgaaataaacatataaagtCCTTTACCCAACatattaaattcttctttatatttttttaacgtacattagactttaaattttaaaagtttctgtcaaaaaatcttttatcttaaattttaaaattaaactcaaCACGGCTccataattatcataattcgTCTTTCACCAGACTAAAAACGCATCTCGTAACGTATTCACATTTGAAACAATCTATCACAAACTCTTTCGATAATTTCTATGATTACCGAGAAGTTCTAACAGAGTTTTTCTCAGTTATTATACCCAATACAACttggttatttttaaaaatgtatgccAAACTGATTTCGAAGGCAGACGCTTATTCGACttgcagaaaaaaaatcagtGACAGTTCGAATGTCGGTCGCGGACGGGCGAATCATTATGTAATCGCGCTTACGACGCGTTTCGTGAGGCACATTAGGCAACTATTGTTTTGCTCGAACCATCAGTTAAAATCGATGTCAGGAATTAAGGTCAAGAGAACGAGATCGTGCCGTTGAAATCGCTGACTACCGTCAAAGATGGCATGCATATTTTCGCGATTAAATACCATGAAGTTACGATTATTCGATAATATCGCAATTTACAATATCTATATTGCATCAAATTCGCACAAAAATAACTTCTTTCGCACTTAATTTTTCTCCAATCAATATAAAGATGGACGAATCGCTAAATTCTATTCTAGTACGcgttttaatagaaaaagaagggaaatttaaaattataattgaagaaTCTAATAACAATTGaagtattcaataaataataaatatatttgaatacaaAAGTACTTGaatcaattttacaattgCAAGTTACGAatacgtaatttattttataacagatTTCAATCTTGACGGattgaaaaatttcttgttttaaattacaataacgCACAaagaatgttataaataaataaacaaagctTCCTCccttttatcaatattatttatcatcaacATTTCAAGAGacaaatagaattaaatagaattaaaagcAACAAAGGAAGAAGGAAGGAAAAGAGAAGTATATGCCgagaaaagaaattgaaattaaaacttgATAAGAAAGAAGTTCTTATATACAATTTGTTAACAAGAGATACATTCatcaaaagtaatttttcttttattcattatttccaTCATGTATAAAGGGTCCCTGTCAATTTGTGCATTCTCTATTACAATTTGCGGATTTTATGATACGCTTCCTCGCGGTGCACGCGAAAGGGACGATCACTAAAGAGCCGGAATCGCTAAGAGAATGACATATCGACGAAACGGCCGTAGCAAAATGTCGCGTTAAACGCGTTACCGAGAGggtgagagaaaaagaaggaaagccACGACGCCATGTTGGGGCGGCATCCGCGAGCCGTTCGTTTCTCGCGATTGGTCGAGGGCTCGTTCCGAAACGTCAATTCGGCGCGCACGCTCGCGTTCAGCCCCGACTCCGTGCGAAGCTTCGCATTCGATCCCGCGAATCGCCGCCGCCGGCCAGCGACGCAACGCGGGTAAGGAACGCGAATCCGCCGCCGTTTAATGGCGAAGCCTTCCGCAATTCCGCGGACGCTCCCGTGCCCATTTTCTCCGCTCGCGGAATCTCGATTTAACCGTATGAGTCGATCGTTAATTCTGGATTGGCATACAGAGACGCGAGACTTCCAGAACCGAATGTCACACGtctcacatttattttacattttattttttttttgccgtttggaaagttaaaattatattttgttaaaattataatctacagatgttgaaagaaagaaaaaagataagcagtataaaaatatccgctacaaaaaaaataatgcaaaacttCTGTTCATTCTATGttcattacaaaaaatagGGATTGTTTtccgaaagaaaaattaatgttacatcACCTTAAGCCTAGTTTTACAATTTAGCTCCGGTgtttacacaatatatatgttttgttatatacataatgttatctgtaatataaataaatatatttaaatatattgtaatttatatatataacatatttttaattaaatgtatttaaaattaatgttacagATTTATGGCGCCTGGagtataaatcaatattatattaatcgttaaatatCGTACAAATCTCCGttgttgctttttttaaaccaaCGAATTAAACTAAGCTTTAAAAACCAACGTCTCGTGTATGTGAAGAAAAGTGTTAGTTGCTCAAAGAAGCTATTCTTTTAAGAAACGGAGCAGCAGAAGATCGCGTCGAATTTCGCGCGTCTCATTTCAACTATTCACTGGTCCAGCTCCGCTTTGAAACGAAGATTTACTAGCTGTGGGAAGACGCGGGGGGAGAGGGGAAGATATCTACGAGAAATTACGGATCGCGCGAGATTGGCGACAGGAAGGGAAACAAATGTGGAACAACGGTGGTCGAGCGTGGATATTTTTCAGCTGCCTCATGGCCGGCTGCGCGATTTGTTGATCGAATGTTAGGACTTATGAACGCCGATGTTGCTGATATAGCGGGGTATTGTTAACCCGGCACAATGACCATGTTTAGCAACATCGACCGGTCGTTCGTGTTCGATTGTTCGTACcaccctcctccccccctttGCGGTCGCTATTGCGCTATTGTCGACAAGTTGGTCCGAGAACGAATGGCTCGTTAAACCCGACGTCCATTACAGACATTTTCCGATTTGGTTTCTATCTCTACGATTTTGAGATACTTGATATGCTGACTTACGAACTCGTTTTAGATTCTACGAGCTTCAGTAATAAATgagggaaaaaattacaattgcatCTTTTTGAATCTTGTCTATGTAGAAAAACGATTTTGCCGTTAAAAGTGTGTAGAAATTTAGCTGGATGGAGAtctgaaaattatttcgacGAGGTCTAACAAAACTGTTTTCAAACGTGTATTCGACCGTAGTGATCATAACACAGATAGTAGTATGATTGCTTTTTATGCTAAAGGCCCGAGAGTTCGAGTCCGATGAGATCGGATTTTATATTTCGATCGCTATCTTTCGGAAGGCAATGGCAAACCGCCGAGAGTATTCTTACCGTGGAATCCTTCTAGATAGACTCTTTGAAACACTGctgatacaaatataataaatatattaaatatatgtaattaagtatgttatataaattacgatatatttaaatatatttatttataaggataaaactgtatatatttatatatacatattatgaatataaagaatatggGTCTGTCTATGTGTCCATTAGAAATATCTTCCTGAAAATATATTGGACTGGCAGAAAAGGATACTTGActcatataaatgttttattaaaaaaaaaagatcaacgttgttatacttaataatgaaaacacattttttggaatataaataaatagtaaattgtttataattgttaattttttacaatagtttttgctaattttttaattacttttttctacaGCACGTTctctttaataaaacatttaccTTTGTTATACTTTCTCcttttgcattttcttttGTTGTCAATAAGTCGGAAAATCGCTGTATACGGATCACTTGCATGCGTCAACTTTTTAGAGATCCAATTACACTTTCAGAGTCTTTTTTCGGCGGTATAATAGAGACGCAAGTGATGTTTGCACCACCAATCTCTCGGCGCTCTCAAGCAATCGAGCGAGCGATTATCAAAGGGCGATAAATTGCAGCAACCAAGGAGCCTTTATCCTTCGATCCGTTTGTGTCGGGGAATAATCGGAGAAACGGGAGAAGGAGTTCGTGTTTTGATTGGGTAATGTCAAAGCAAACTGACCCCCACGGCCCGAGGAACCGATCTCCCGTCTCCCTCGCTCTCCCTCACGCTTTCCTTCCATCTTGATCCCGCGCTCGGGCTCATCCCCCTCGGGCCGGGTTTTACTGCCGTTTTATAGCCGTTTGTCGCGGCGAGGCGAGACAGGAGCGATTACCACGCGGTCACGTTCCATGCGGGACGTACAACCATGACTGGGAGCTCCTCGTCTCGCGATACAGCGGCTATTCTTCAACTAAAATGCAAACTTAAAATGCATTCGCATAACGGAACGGTTGACAGAACATTGGGAAAAGGGGAAAAACGAATTGGCAGCAAAGTGATATGAAGAACGTGAGTGAAAAAATGTGGAGGAGGATAATTGTCAGAATAAAAAAGGGCATTGGCGTTTGTGTCATAATTTAAActctcaaaataaatatttttgtgctaatataaatttttttataattttataagttttaaataaataattttattaaattgtataagatttatatatatatttacgcagaaataattattttaataataatcatattttattactttatatgaattttgCCTATGCATCATCAAAGCGATTAACAGGACGATCTTCGATATGATCCCTGAATTTTGTACATGGTCGGTTAAAACGAAGGCAAAAAATTCTATGAAATCGAAAGACTGAGTTTCAATGAGTCTCTCAAATGATTGAACGAAACGTAGGCAGGACACCGTCGTGTCCCCGACGGGGGAATCTCATAAATTATTCGGAGCGAGACTGTGACTCCCGGTCCCGAGCGACGGCTTCATATTTTAGCGTTGCCACGAGGCGTAAATGTTTACGTTAAAGGCGACCCACCGTCGCACAATATTGCCTTACCCTTtacgcgcacgcacgcgaGCCCTTCGTTCCCGGTGCACGGTCCGCCGCTCGTAAAAATCCTCGCCTGCCTCCTCTTTCCCTCCCGCCCACGTCGCATCGGGCGATAGATTGGGCCGAACGGAGAACATAAGGCTCCCTTTACGAATAAGTCAATCGGGAGAGAACCGCCGGCCTCTCGAACGGGAACACGTTCCTCGATTCGATCCGAGACCAAAATGCGAGACCGATTCACGGCTGCGGAACTCGTTTCTGATGGCTTAGCCCTAGtctacttaaaataattaatgagcaATGAAAGGGGATATCTGTGTTAAGAAAGAGATCGTGTCGTTCGAATGATGTTAAGATATATCATAGATAATTTATTCTCATATGTctttttgacaaattaatcgtgaatttgatattttaaacacAAAAGCCCTTGACATCAGGGGAACCAGAAATCGTTTCAAAGACTTGTCTTTTTCAATCATtgcatttcttataaaaaaaaatttgtatttgcaATGATAAactgaataaaagaaaaacacatgCCACGTATAAAAGAcctatataaagaaaaattgtaatataatatttgtaaaagcaAAAATCATATAATCATTCAGCAATCATTCAATGTCACATCTGAGACAAACAACTgttatatcgaaaaaaaatgtaaagtccGCTTAAATAGGAGCAAGTCTATTCTGTTATTCGACAGGAACCAGGCATCTAGCGCCATCTAGTTATGCGAATTCAAAGCACGACAGGCGCATTTCCGTGACATCTTTCGGCCGTCACAAGAATTTGATAGCTTCCTAACCTAACACGTGTACTCTTTCTAAATTAACTTAACCTCTTTGTTGACCCCGGTAACTCGGTgtagaattaataaactttattaaagaaGGAAATTCGCGCTGTGTTAACACAGCGTGTAAATGAACACATGTTAGCAACAAAGGTTTTTTTCAGAAGGACGAAGGGAgggaatatatttaaagtacgtaggattttaaatttattttgaaagtttttagaaactttaaacataaacttaaattaattttacatattttaattgtttgttgaaaactttattaataaaaataacatttcttatattttttactcttaTTAGACTGTCAGAGAACATTATCTCAGAGATGATATTCACTGTGGTTTTAAAACGTGTACAAAGTGCAAAGCTAGACTTCAGAAAACAATCTTGGACATGGAAGATGCTAGTGCAAAGTCTTCCTTAATTACAAGCCCATATTTTCTTATACTTGACACAAATATAATTCTGGATCAAGTAAGCATTATATTCAATGCACTATAGTGTCAAATACCTTTTTACATGAGTTTTCTATCAGATTGTCTAAACagtttaatttctaattacagATAGACTTACTGGAAGAAGATGTTATTACCAATGTGATCATCTTACAGACGGTACTGGAAGAAATTCGACACAAAAGTTCCACCGTATATAAAAAGCTGAAGCTTATCATAGCAAAtgcaaagagaaaattttttgtctttatcAATGAACATCATCGGTATGtgcacaataattatttcaaggAGAGGAAAGAATATATTCGATATTATTCTATTTCCTCATTAACATTTCATTAACatgctttatatatatatatgtatatatatatatgagttCTTTGtctgcaattatattttatctataatctGGATCTTTTTTTCCAGCCAGTTTTTGACTGTTCTAGACCTTTAAAAAGTCTAAACAAATTTAGAAGTACTTTGAGTATCTCtactacattattaaattgtttcttaACTCAAATACTAAAACCTTTATTgaataaagaaattctttaattcaaaGAAATTTGAGAGTGAAATTTTACTTGTGCCAAAAAGGATAGATGGATAAttagatgtttttttttttgctatagtataatattttacaatattgcaGGGAAACTTATATTGAGAGAGAACCAGGTGAAAAGACAAATGATCGTAACGACAGAGCAATAAGAGTTGCAGTTAAATGGTACAATACCCATTTGAACTCTGATgataacaatgtaaaaattgttttgctaACAGACGACATGGAAAATAAAGCACGTGCGGCTGAAGAAGGAATATTTGTAGTATCGAGTAagacatatttaatattattacaaattataacttGATATGAATGTAATCTATAgagtgatatatatatatatatttttttttttacagtggaAGATTATATTGCCTCATTGGAGAATGCAAGTTTTCTGCTGGATAAATTATGCAAACGTTCTTACGCTTCAAATATTCAAGGCCCAGAATTATTTCCCTGTCATCTAACACCTGCAGAAATTCACGATGGCATATCATCAGGAAAACTGTTGCAAGGAACATTTTTGGCGTCGAGGGAAAATTTTCTCGAAGGAAATGTGAATGTTGAAGGAAGAGAAAAACatgtaagatatttaaatgttagaaatattcaaatacagtttgttgtaaatattatcaaacttaagaagaaaatcattgaaaacttattttaaaagcaattaaatgatttatttaaatcaaaacatataaataatatatttaaatcaagtgtatttaaaacattcaaaatgtttattataaatttttgtaaatctttttttaattttaataaatgtataaatgtgaaataataaatacttaaaagactcaacttttattgtaataaatttttctttaaacttgataatatatatgtaatcttTCAAAGACACCATTAATtctatgattttatttttattgttttagatatttatacaaGGACGATCTCATCTCAACAGAGCAGTCGACGGTGATATAGTCGCGATTGAACTACTACCAGACAGTCAATGGTCATCACCCAGTGAAATTGTTTTGCAAGATGAAGAGGGTGCGGATGTTGATGAAGTCACAGAAGATGAAAAAATACTTCATAAACAGAGTTCATCAAAAACACAGGAAATAGTACCAACTGGCAAAATTGTTGGTATTATCAGAAGAAAATGGAGACAATACTGTGGAATATTGCAGCCGAGTGCAATTAAAGgggtatataaaatattatacaaatctttgtgcctgttgaatatttttattttatcgtcaTTATGTGCATAGAATGTGAGGCATCTATTCGTTCCGGCCGAGAGAAAAATTCCGAAAATAAGGATTGAAACTAGGCAAGCCGAGATATTGAGTAAGCAGAGAATTATCGTCGCGCTAGATTCGTGGCCGCGAAATTCGAAATACCCGCTGGGTCATTTTGTACGAGCACTTGGTAACATAGGAGACAAAGAGACAGAAAATGAAGTGTTGCTCTTGGAACACGATGTTCCGCATAGCCGTTTCTCTGACGCTGTTCTTAGCTTTCTTCCAAAGCTACCATGGATTATTACGGAAGTGGTATgtacacatttaatttaaaatttattgtattcgCTAATTATCTCGAgctattaattgtataaagaaatttaatatacaattataaattactataatttatcaTGTGATTATAAGTAATGAGATTAACAATGTAGTTACGTAAAATTGTAcagaatttgtttatatataaaatatacaaatttataggATATTGCGCAAAGAGAAGATCTTCGATATCTGGATATTTGTTCTGTGGATCCTCCAGGCTGTACCGATATTGACGATGCGTTACATTGTAGAACTTTACCAGATGGTAATTTCGAAGTTGGTGTGCATATTGCGGATGTATCTCATTTCATAAGGCCTGGAACCGCGCTGGATAAGGAAGCGGCGTTACGCGCTACCACTGTGTATCTTGTCGATAAACGAATCGACATGGTTCcaggtaaaataaaattattttattttaagtgatATTATGCAAGAtctacaatgtcagcaggagtaatggaataaggagtaagagtaacatttgaccaattaaaaaccgggagtacacgaaatgggcaaatctcatttcatatttcttcttactcctactccattacttctgctgacattgtagaccTTGCATTACAGACACATAAAtcatacaacaaaatatttctttatttcagaATTGCTTAGTTCAAATCTTTGTTCCTTGCGAGGTAAGGAAGAACGATTTGCGTTTTCTTGTATATGGAAAATTGACCCCAACGCAAATATAATTGATACAAGATTCTGTAAATCTATAATTTGCTCGCGTCAAGCAATGACATATGAGGAAGCTCAATTGAAAATTGACGATGCCACTCAACAAGATGCCCTTGCGGTATCATTGAGAGGATTAAATCAATTGGCAAAGAAGTTGAAAAAGAGACGTCTAGAGAATgggtataatataattattgaattctACAAATTATATACCGAATCGCTGTTCACAAcgaattcttaattttaaataatttatttgcagtGCTTTGACTTTAGCATCACCGGAGATACGTTTTCAGGTGGACAGCGAAACGCATGATCCTATTGACGTAGAAGCAAAGAAACTGAGAGAGACTAATTCTATGGTGGAGGAATTTATGTTGCTTGCAAATATTAGCGTAGCCAAAAAGATATTGGCAGAATTTCCAGAATGTGCCATGTTAAGAAGACATCCTGAACCACCGCAAAGTAATTTTGAACCGTTAATTAAAGCTGCCAAAAACCAGGTATTGCCATTTagtttaaaatgaaatttatatgattcgaagcttaattaaatacttgatataatatttaagatgAAAACGAGAAGTATAATGGTCTCTTTTGATTTTTTGGAGGAAGAAAAAATCATATCTATTATCAGTATTATCAgctatgtatattatatttatatttaacaattaattttatagggCTTTACTATTAATACGAATACTGGCAAGGAATTAGCCCAATCACTGGAAGAAACTCATAAAGAATCGAATCCTTATTTCAAcacaatgttaaaaatattagctaCGCGATGTATGTTGCAAGCAGTATATTTTATCAGTGGAATGCATCAGCCGGAAGAATTTAAGCATTATGGATTAGCGTGTCCGATTTATACGCATTTCACATCTCCTATTCGAAGGTAAGCCATTTGGAAATTCATTAAGaaacacattaaattaatcgtataTTCACAGTTTCTTAACGGTATCTTACAGATATGCGGATATAATTGTACACCGATTGTTGGCTGTATGTATAGGAGCTGATGCGACTTATCCAGAACTattggataaaaaaaagaatcactTGTTGTGTCAGAATTTGAATTATCGAAATCGAATGGCGCAATATGCTGGCCGAGCGTCAGTCGCACTTCACACACATGTTAGTTTTGTTTATCATAAAGATACTGACAATCTTTTTGTACTTTGTGTGTGTATCATCTGAAATACTAttcgtaattttaatatttattttcttttgtgttCAGATATTTTTCCGTAATAAGATTCAGGATGAGGAAGgatatattctttttgtaCGCAAAAATGCCTTACAAGTTCTTATACCAAAATATGGTTTGGAAGGtactttgtatttaaataattcatcgtCTGTCACGTTCACATACAATTCAGAGGATCATTCCCAAACCTGTGGGAATATCGTATTTCGGGCATTTGATCCCATTGTAGTACAAATGAGCTTGGACAGATCTAATGTCCAACATGAAAAATTACTCTTTAAGCTCGTAAAACCAGAGGTAAGAAGAGAAAAACACGCAAAAACAAACCAAAACATATGTTAACGTTCTGTTgacatttatttgattatagaTTCCAGATTTTAGCATTCCTCCATTAAATATGGAAACTATTAATGCTACTGAAGAAGATTCTGAAATAAAGGAAACATTGAAACGGAAGCCAGAAAAAAAACAGGAGTCAACCAACGTTTCTGACAAAAAAGttgggaagaaaaagaaaaaaagaaattaaaaatatcatgttaTTAACCCTTCAAGTGTACTTGTACTCTCCACACTGTcacataacattattttctagctcttaaaatatttttaaaaatctgaaaaaaattcacaacACTCCTACATTGTGGCTGATTTCAtggttattttaataaatattttttgaatattttatttctattttaactcTTTTTGAAGTTACGAATTTCATTGTTcggtattatattttttaatgattaaatagGAAAGCAACAACTTTtcataatcttattaaaaaatcgtaaCCAGAGAGGAATCTGAGAACGGtctcatattttaaatctgttttatgcaaatgtgcataatcgtgttctataaatgtgcaataccacatatacatgatataaattcaaataatagatttgataaaaattcactcaccgattgctgtcgctgctcctgctgctacattccttttccagTTTTGCTGACATTCCtttgccgctttctgctgacatcatcctgctattctcgaaccacacattaataacgatcgcccgatactttattcggcactcccgatattacggataatatatcacacgagtaaaacgtaaaccgcgcgcgagaatttcacttggcgcgaccgttacatttggaaaaatacgtgaaaagaacggctcgtctgattggcggcgaaaatcaacatggcacgaaagtggcgtaacgtcacgtaacttcgtggaaacACAGGCCGAGGAaaccgtttgaatgaaaatcACACGCCGAGATACGACAAACGGAGACAAATTTATTTCGagaatttcgtatgctcgcacgactAGTAGCACTTCAATTAGCACTCGCGATATACTACCGAACGTATCATCCCCTTCGAGCAAACACTTTGCTCGAACGCACACGCGAACACTTCACTCGAAACCGAAGGCACGATACCGCgctttacacatgaatacGTACGATCTCACGTCTCGCGACGACACTCTCGACAGTCTCAACATCGTAGTTGGGCACAATTCGAATTCTGAATACGCGAGACACGCGCGAAACACGCACGGAGTCAACGGAACGTTCGACTACGTATGACCAGCGCTCGAGCACGAAGAAACATGGCTGCCGGCACAGCAGCGGCGGACGTGACCGTTGATAGGTAcactcggcggtactcggcgctagtcggcgcgACTCGGCGGCCGACTTGCCGAGTCGCGCCGGctagcgccgagtaccgccgagtgTACCTATCAACGGTCACGTCCGCCGCTGCTGTGCCGGCAGCCATGTTTCTTCGTGCTCGAGCGCTGGTCATACGTAGTCGAACGTTCCGTTGACTCCGTGCGTGTTTTGCGCGTGTCTCGCGTATTCAGAATTCGAATTGTGCCCAACTACGATGTTGAGACTGTCGAGAGTGTCGTCGCGAGACGTGAGATCGTACgtattcatgtgtaaagcGCGGTATCGTGCCTTCGGTTTCGAGTGAAGTGTTCGCGTGTGCGTTCGAGCAAAGTGTTTGCTCGAAGGGGATGATACGTTCGGTAGTATATCGCGAGTGCTAATTGAAGTGCTACTagtcgtgcgagcatacgaaattctCGAAACAAATTTGTCGTATCTCGGCGTGTGATTTTCATTCAAACGATTTTCTCAgcctgcgtttccacgaagttacgtgacgtcagGCCACGTTGATTTTCGTTCCGGACAAAGTTTTCGTGTGCGCGTATTCGCTTGAGAGTGTACGCAATACCTTCGGTAGAATGTCGATCGTGCCGATAATGAAACATTTACTAGTCGTCGCGCAATCAAACTCTGGGAgcgaattgatttatttaactgTTCAGTGTGTCTTGACGTGCCGTACTTTTCacgaaattctcgcgcgcggtttacgttt of the Monomorium pharaonis isolate MP-MQ-018 chromosome 11, ASM1337386v2, whole genome shotgun sequence genome contains:
- the LOC105834812 gene encoding exosome complex exonuclease RRP44, with product MLATKVFFRRTKGGNIFKTVREHYLRDDIHCGFKTCTKCKARLQKTILDMEDASAKSSLITSPYFLILDTNIILDQIDLLEEDVITNVIILQTVLEEIRHKSSTVYKKLKLIIANAKRKFFVFINEHHRETYIEREPGEKTNDRNDRAIRVAVKWYNTHLNSDDNNVKIVLLTDDMENKARAAEEGIFVVSMEDYIASLENASFLLDKLCKRSYASNIQGPELFPCHLTPAEIHDGISSGKLLQGTFLASRENFLEGNVNVEGREKHIFIQGRSHLNRAVDGDIVAIELLPDSQWSSPSEIVLQDEEGADVDEVTEDEKILHKQSSSKTQEIVPTGKIVGIIRRKWRQYCGILQPSAIKGNVRHLFVPAERKIPKIRIETRQAEILSKQRIIVALDSWPRNSKYPLGHFVRALGNIGDKETENEVLLLEHDVPHSRFSDAVLSFLPKLPWIITEVDIAQREDLRYLDICSVDPPGCTDIDDALHCRTLPDGNFEVGVHIADVSHFIRPGTALDKEAALRATTVYLVDKRIDMVPELLSSNLCSLRGKEERFAFSCIWKIDPNANIIDTRFCKSIICSRQAMTYEEAQLKIDDATQQDALAVSLRGLNQLAKKLKKRRLENGALTLASPEIRFQVDSETHDPIDVEAKKLRETNSMVEEFMLLANISVAKKILAEFPECAMLRRHPEPPQSNFEPLIKAAKNQGFTINTNTGKELAQSLEETHKESNPYFNTMLKILATRCMLQAVYFISGMHQPEEFKHYGLACPIYTHFTSPIRRYADIIVHRLLAVCIGADATYPELLDKKKNHLLCQNLNYRNRMAQYAGRASVALHTHIFFRNKIQDEEGYILFVRKNALQVLIPKYGLEGTLYLNNSSSVTFTYNSEDHSQTCGNIVFRAFDPIVVQMSLDRSNVQHEKLLFKLVKPEIPDFSIPPLNMETINATEEDSEIKETLKRKPEKKQESTNVSDKKVGKKKKKRN